In Micromonospora purpureochromogenes, a single window of DNA contains:
- a CDS encoding AI-2E family transporter yields the protein MDEDGAGRTPEVTAAGARPGPRQAWAALPWLVRTAVVWSACLVVVVLALYLLGRVAVLLAPLAIAVAVTLFLTALLDPVLLGLRRLRVPPALAALLSLLLLLGILIGVGVLVWNLTAAQFSELSEELGEGVQRSRDFVTSTLPVSDAQLDKLIQQVRSGMGGGFDPVGGARTAAEVAGSALLAMVLLFFLLKDGRTMWQWVLRRTTGPNRELTAEAGRAGWQTLGAYSRGTMIIAAIDAIGIGLSLVLLRVPLAVPLALITFFGGFVPIIGATVAGTVAVLVALAAKGPTTALLVLIAVIAVQQIEGNLLEPLIMKRQVQLHPAVILVVVTAGTLIAGVAGAFVSVPIAAVAYRVVDTVQRHRERITTTRPNPPSAHA from the coding sequence GTGGACGAGGACGGTGCCGGGCGTACGCCCGAGGTGACGGCGGCGGGCGCCCGGCCGGGGCCACGGCAGGCCTGGGCGGCGCTGCCCTGGCTGGTCCGTACGGCGGTGGTGTGGAGCGCCTGCCTGGTGGTCGTGGTGCTCGCGCTCTACCTGCTCGGTCGGGTGGCGGTGCTGCTGGCGCCGCTGGCGATCGCCGTGGCGGTCACGCTCTTCCTCACCGCGCTGCTCGATCCGGTCCTGCTGGGCCTGCGCCGGCTGCGGGTGCCGCCCGCGCTGGCGGCGCTGCTGTCGCTCCTGCTGCTGCTGGGCATCCTGATCGGGGTCGGCGTGCTGGTGTGGAACCTGACCGCCGCCCAGTTCAGCGAGCTGAGCGAGGAACTCGGCGAGGGCGTCCAACGCAGCCGGGACTTCGTCACCTCCACCCTGCCGGTCAGCGACGCGCAGCTGGACAAGCTGATCCAGCAGGTGCGCTCCGGCATGGGCGGGGGCTTCGACCCGGTCGGCGGGGCCCGCACGGCAGCCGAGGTGGCCGGTTCCGCCCTGCTCGCCATGGTGCTGCTCTTCTTCCTGCTCAAGGACGGCCGGACGATGTGGCAGTGGGTGCTGCGCCGGACGACCGGCCCGAACCGCGAGCTGACCGCCGAGGCCGGCCGGGCCGGCTGGCAGACCCTCGGCGCGTACAGCCGGGGGACGATGATCATCGCGGCGATCGACGCGATCGGCATCGGGCTGTCCCTCGTACTGCTGCGGGTGCCGCTCGCCGTGCCGCTGGCGCTCATCACCTTCTTCGGCGGCTTCGTGCCGATCATCGGCGCCACGGTCGCGGGTACGGTCGCCGTGCTGGTGGCACTGGCCGCCAAGGGTCCGACGACGGCGCTGCTGGTGCTGATCGCGGTGATCGCCGTCCAGCAGATCGAGGGCAACCTGCTGGAGCCACTGATCATGAAGCGGCAGGTGCAGCTGCACCCAGCGGTGATCCTGGTGGTGGTCACCGCCGGCACACTGATCGCCGGGGTCGCCGGCGCCTTCGTCTCGGTGCCGATCGCCGCCGTCGCCTACCGGGTCGTCGACACCGTCCAGCGCCACCGCGAACGAATCACCACCACCCGTCCCAACCCACCCTCCGCCCACGCCTAA
- a CDS encoding IS110 family RNA-guided transposase has protein sequence MTAKKRQVTGGVDTHGKTHHAAAVDQAGRFLGDREFAATAAGYQQLLAWLGAFGRVVKVGVEGTGAYGAGVMRHLSGSGITVVEIDRPDRKIRRTRGKSDPIDALAAARAALSGQAAGVPKTRTGPVEAIRALRVARRGAVKARTAALNQLHGLLTSAPQEIREDLAGVTGAALVQRCVELGIDESALTDPVHATNAALAAIATRITALNVEITRADRRLRPAVARTAPTLSSLFGAGPEVAGQLLNTAGDNPDRLRSEAALAHLCGAAPIPASSGRTDRHRLNRGGDRAANNALHTIVLSRMRHDPRTRAYVDKRTKQGLSKKEIMRCLKRYVVREVHTALLADFAALNTA, from the coding sequence ATGACAGCCAAGAAGCGCCAGGTCACGGGTGGGGTTGATACCCACGGCAAGACTCATCACGCCGCTGCCGTCGATCAGGCGGGGCGGTTCCTCGGTGATCGTGAGTTCGCCGCCACCGCCGCCGGATATCAGCAGTTGCTGGCCTGGCTGGGTGCCTTCGGCCGGGTGGTCAAGGTCGGAGTGGAGGGCACCGGCGCCTACGGCGCTGGCGTCATGCGGCACCTGAGCGGGTCGGGCATCACCGTGGTGGAGATCGACCGCCCCGACCGCAAGATCCGCCGGACGAGGGGCAAGTCCGACCCGATCGACGCCCTCGCCGCCGCCCGCGCGGCCCTGTCCGGGCAGGCCGCTGGTGTCCCGAAGACCCGCACCGGCCCCGTCGAGGCGATCCGCGCCCTGCGCGTGGCCCGCCGAGGCGCCGTCAAGGCCCGCACCGCCGCCCTGAACCAGCTCCACGGCCTGCTCACCTCGGCACCGCAGGAGATTCGGGAAGACCTGGCCGGCGTCACCGGGGCCGCACTCGTGCAACGATGCGTCGAGCTGGGCATCGACGAGTCCGCACTCACCGACCCGGTCCACGCCACGAACGCCGCCCTCGCCGCGATCGCCACCCGGATCACCGCACTCAACGTTGAGATCACCCGAGCCGACCGGCGGCTACGCCCCGCCGTCGCCCGCACCGCCCCAACGCTGAGCAGTCTGTTCGGCGCCGGTCCCGAAGTCGCCGGGCAACTCCTGAACACCGCCGGCGACAACCCCGACCGGCTGCGTTCCGAGGCGGCCCTGGCCCACCTCTGCGGCGCCGCCCCGATCCCCGCCAGCAGTGGACGCACCGACCGGCACCGCCTCAACCGCGGCGGTGACAGAGCCGCGAACAACGCGCTGCACACGATCGTGCTCAGCCGGATGCGCCACGACCCCCGCACCCGCGCCTACGTCGACAAACGCACCAAGCAAGGCCTCAGCAAGAAAGAAATCATGCGATGTCTCAAGCGATACGTCGTCCGCGAGGTCCACACGGCTCTCCTCGCCGACTTCGCCGCCCTCAACACCGCTTGA
- a CDS encoding dienelactone hydrolase family protein, which produces MRTGSNEVTIPVADVGLPADVTVPEGANGVVLFAHGSGSSRHSPRNTAVAGVLRSRGAATVLVDLLTPEEDAVDAVTAELRFDIGLLADRLAGIVDWLGTEPTLGRLPVGLFGASTGAAAALVAAAGRPDRVAAVVSRGGRPDLAGPALSGVRAPTLMLVGGLDEQVITLNEQAAAALTAPHELRIVPGATHLFEEPGALEQVAADAADWFATHLRVPA; this is translated from the coding sequence ATGCGGACAGGAAGCAACGAGGTGACCATCCCGGTGGCCGACGTCGGGCTCCCGGCCGACGTGACCGTCCCGGAGGGCGCCAACGGCGTGGTGCTCTTCGCCCACGGCAGCGGCAGCTCGCGGCACAGCCCGCGCAACACGGCGGTGGCCGGGGTGCTGCGGAGTCGGGGCGCTGCCACGGTGCTGGTCGACCTGCTCACCCCGGAGGAGGACGCGGTCGACGCCGTCACGGCCGAACTGCGCTTCGACATCGGCCTGCTCGCCGACCGGCTGGCCGGCATCGTCGACTGGCTGGGCACCGAGCCCACGCTGGGCCGGCTGCCGGTGGGCCTGTTCGGGGCGAGCACCGGTGCGGCGGCGGCGCTGGTCGCCGCGGCGGGGCGGCCGGACCGGGTGGCGGCGGTGGTCTCCCGGGGCGGACGGCCGGACCTGGCGGGCCCCGCGCTCAGCGGGGTACGCGCGCCGACGCTGATGCTGGTCGGCGGCCTGGACGAGCAGGTGATCACGCTCAACGAGCAGGCCGCGGCGGCGCTCACCGCGCCGCACGAGCTGCGGATCGTGCCCGGCGCCACCCACCTCTTCGAGGAGCCCGGCGCGCTCGAGCAGGTGGCGGCCGACGCGGCCGACTGGTTCGCCACCCACCTCCGCGTCCCCGCCTGA
- a CDS encoding glycoside hydrolase family 65 protein codes for MIRERAYPVEPWHIRETRLDMDVLAQSESVFALSNGHVGLRGNLDEGEPHGLPGTYLNSFYELRPLPYAEAGFGFPESGQTIVNVTNGKLIRLLVDDEPLDVRYGELLSHERILDLRAGTLHREMHWRSPAGRQVKVRSTRLVSFTQRAVAAINYEVEAVDGPLRLILQSELVANETLPAQSRDPRVAAVLESPLLAEEELTTDDGGLLIHRTKVSSLRVAAEMGHDVYAPAKFTVESEGYEDWVRTTVGCVLKPGETLRVVKYLTYGWSSKRSLPALRDQVGAALAAARLDGWEGLRREQREYLDEFWDAADVRVEGDPEVQQAVRFGLFHVLQAGARAERRPISAKGLTGPGYDGHAFWDTEMFVLPVLTYTQPSAVRDALYWRHSTLAQAQERARTLNLQGAAFPWRTIEGPESSAYWPAGTAAFHIAADVADALRRYLLVTDDDQLEQEIGLELLVETARLWRSLGHHDRSGRFHVDGVTGPDEYTAVKDDNIYTNLMAQRNLLTAADCAMRYRDEAIDLGVTEEEAAQWRDAANAMYIPYDKGLKVHQQVEGFTRLQEWDFEHTPAEKYPLLLHYPYFDLYRKQVVKQADLVLAMHWRGDAFTADEKLRNFLYYERRTVRDSSLSACTQAVMAAEVGHPELAHRYLREAALMDLHDLNENTRDGVHMASLAGAWIALVSGFGGLRDHDGTLSFSPRLSSRLSRLEFSLQWRSLRLRVDVRPHQTTYSLRNGGPDTVMELHHHGEKISVTSALPVTVPVPTPDPPGPAPEQPPGRAPLLHLPEDNV; via the coding sequence ATGATCCGCGAACGCGCCTATCCGGTCGAGCCCTGGCACATCCGGGAGACCCGGCTCGACATGGACGTGCTGGCCCAGTCCGAGTCGGTCTTCGCGCTCTCCAACGGGCACGTGGGGCTGCGCGGCAACCTCGACGAGGGGGAGCCGCACGGCCTGCCCGGTACCTACCTCAACTCCTTCTACGAGCTGCGCCCGCTGCCGTACGCGGAGGCCGGGTTCGGCTTCCCCGAGTCGGGCCAGACCATCGTCAACGTCACCAACGGCAAGCTGATCCGGCTGCTGGTCGACGACGAGCCGCTCGACGTCCGGTACGGCGAGCTGCTCAGCCACGAGCGGATCCTCGACCTGCGCGCCGGCACCCTGCACCGGGAGATGCACTGGCGCTCCCCGGCCGGGCGCCAGGTCAAGGTCCGCAGCACCCGCCTGGTCTCCTTCACCCAGCGGGCGGTCGCCGCGATCAACTACGAGGTGGAGGCGGTGGACGGGCCGCTGCGCCTCATCCTCCAGTCCGAGCTGGTCGCCAACGAGACGCTGCCGGCGCAGAGCCGCGACCCGCGGGTGGCCGCCGTGCTGGAGTCGCCGTTGCTGGCCGAGGAGGAGTTGACCACCGACGACGGCGGGCTGCTCATCCACCGCACCAAGGTCAGCAGCCTGCGGGTGGCCGCCGAGATGGGCCACGACGTGTACGCCCCGGCGAAGTTCACCGTCGAGTCCGAGGGCTACGAGGACTGGGTGCGGACCACGGTCGGCTGCGTGCTCAAGCCCGGCGAGACGCTGCGGGTGGTCAAGTACCTCACGTACGGCTGGTCGAGCAAGCGGTCGCTGCCGGCGCTGCGCGACCAGGTCGGCGCGGCGCTGGCCGCGGCCCGGCTGGACGGCTGGGAGGGCCTGCGCCGGGAGCAGCGGGAGTACCTCGACGAGTTCTGGGACGCGGCCGACGTGCGGGTCGAGGGAGACCCGGAGGTGCAGCAGGCGGTCCGCTTCGGGCTGTTCCACGTCCTGCAGGCCGGCGCCCGGGCCGAGCGGCGACCCATCTCGGCCAAGGGCCTGACCGGCCCCGGGTACGACGGGCACGCGTTCTGGGACACCGAGATGTTCGTGCTGCCGGTGCTCACCTACACCCAGCCGTCCGCCGTCCGGGACGCCCTCTACTGGCGGCACTCGACGCTCGCGCAGGCCCAGGAACGGGCCCGGACGTTGAACCTCCAGGGCGCCGCGTTCCCCTGGCGGACCATCGAGGGCCCCGAGTCGTCGGCGTACTGGCCGGCCGGCACCGCCGCCTTCCACATCGCCGCCGACGTGGCCGACGCGCTGCGCCGCTATCTGCTGGTCACCGACGACGACCAGCTGGAGCAGGAGATCGGCCTGGAGCTGCTGGTGGAGACGGCCCGGCTCTGGCGCTCGCTCGGCCACCACGACCGCAGCGGTCGGTTCCACGTCGACGGGGTGACCGGGCCGGACGAGTACACCGCCGTCAAGGACGACAACATCTACACCAACCTGATGGCGCAGCGGAACCTGCTCACCGCCGCCGACTGCGCGATGCGCTACCGGGACGAGGCGATCGACCTCGGCGTGACCGAGGAGGAGGCGGCCCAGTGGCGGGACGCGGCGAACGCCATGTACATCCCGTACGACAAGGGGCTGAAGGTCCACCAGCAGGTGGAGGGCTTCACCCGGTTGCAGGAGTGGGACTTCGAGCACACCCCGGCGGAGAAGTACCCGCTGCTGCTGCACTACCCGTACTTCGACCTGTACCGCAAGCAGGTGGTCAAGCAGGCCGACCTGGTGCTGGCCATGCACTGGCGGGGTGACGCCTTCACCGCCGACGAGAAGCTGCGCAACTTCCTCTACTACGAGCGGCGTACCGTCCGGGACTCCTCGCTGTCGGCCTGCACCCAGGCGGTGATGGCGGCCGAGGTCGGGCACCCGGAGCTGGCCCACCGCTACCTGCGCGAGGCCGCGCTGATGGACCTGCACGACCTCAACGAGAACACCCGCGACGGGGTGCACATGGCCTCGCTGGCCGGCGCGTGGATCGCGCTGGTCTCCGGCTTCGGCGGGCTGCGCGACCACGACGGGACGCTGTCGTTCTCGCCGCGCCTGTCCAGTCGGCTCAGCCGGCTGGAGTTCTCGTTGCAGTGGCGCTCACTGCGGCTGCGGGTGGACGTCCGGCCGCACCAGACCACGTACTCGCTGCGCAACGGCGGGCCGGACACGGTCATGGAGCTGCACCACCACGGCGAGAAGATCAGCGTGACCAGTGCCCTGCCGGTAACCGTCCCGGTGCCCACGCCCGACCCGCCCGGCCCGGCGCCCGAGCAACCCCCGGGTCGTGCCCCGCTGCTGCACCTTCCGGAGGACAACGTCTGA
- a CDS encoding beta-phosphoglucomutase family hydrolase, with translation MLGLPAHVSACLFDLDGVLTQTAKVHNAAWKQTFDAFLARRAAATGEPFRPFDPGPDYNRYVDGRPRADGVRSFLASRGVVLPEGSPDDPPETDTVNGVGNRKNVVLLERIHHDGVEVYPGSVTYLRAAVAAGLRRAVVSASANCRDVVAAAGLEPLLEARVDGLVARAEGLRGKPHPDTFLAGAKLLGVDPANAAVFEDALAGVAAGRAGGFGYVVGVDRVSQADELRAHGADIVVTDLSDLLKGTAA, from the coding sequence GTGCTGGGCCTACCTGCTCATGTGTCCGCCTGTCTCTTCGATCTGGACGGTGTGCTGACGCAGACCGCCAAGGTGCACAACGCCGCCTGGAAGCAGACCTTCGACGCGTTCCTGGCGCGGCGGGCGGCGGCCACCGGTGAGCCGTTCCGGCCCTTCGACCCCGGGCCGGACTACAACCGGTACGTGGACGGCAGGCCCCGCGCCGACGGGGTCCGGTCCTTCCTGGCCTCGCGCGGGGTGGTGCTGCCGGAGGGCAGCCCCGACGACCCGCCCGAGACGGACACGGTCAACGGGGTCGGCAACCGCAAGAACGTCGTCCTGCTGGAGCGGATCCACCACGACGGTGTCGAGGTCTACCCGGGCTCGGTGACGTACCTGCGGGCGGCCGTCGCGGCCGGGCTGCGCCGCGCGGTGGTCTCGGCCAGCGCGAACTGCCGCGACGTGGTCGCCGCCGCCGGCCTGGAACCGCTGCTCGAAGCGCGGGTCGACGGTCTGGTGGCGCGGGCCGAGGGGCTGCGCGGCAAGCCGCACCCGGACACCTTCCTGGCCGGCGCGAAGCTGCTCGGGGTCGACCCGGCCAACGCCGCCGTCTTCGAGGACGCCCTCGCCGGGGTGGCCGCCGGGCGGGCCGGCGGCTTCGGCTACGTGGTCGGCGTCGACCGGGTCAGCCAGGCCGACGAGTTGCGCGCCCACGGCGCCGACATCGTGGTCACCGACCTCTCCGACCTGCTGAAGGGGACGGCGGCATGA
- a CDS encoding DUF4442 domain-containing protein, with protein MSIDSRQVAAGMLQAVPFARTLGFEFVEVAPEAQGGVRAVVRLPDTPATHNHVGGPHAGAMFTLGETASGTVVMAAFGHLLDRAVPLAVRADIAYRKLAMGPVLATARLGRTPAEVVAELDAGQRPEFPVEVEIGTEDGTVTGTMTVVWTLRPNR; from the coding sequence ATGTCCATCGACTCGCGCCAGGTGGCGGCCGGGATGCTCCAGGCCGTGCCGTTCGCCCGTACCCTCGGCTTCGAGTTCGTCGAGGTCGCCCCGGAGGCCCAGGGCGGGGTCCGGGCCGTGGTCCGGCTGCCCGACACGCCGGCCACCCACAACCACGTCGGCGGCCCGCACGCCGGAGCCATGTTCACCCTCGGCGAGACCGCGTCCGGCACGGTGGTGATGGCCGCCTTCGGCCACCTGCTCGACCGCGCGGTGCCGCTCGCCGTCCGGGCCGACATCGCGTACCGGAAGCTGGCCATGGGGCCGGTGCTGGCCACCGCCCGGCTCGGTCGTACACCGGCCGAGGTGGTCGCCGAGCTGGACGCCGGGCAGCGGCCGGAGTTCCCCGTCGAGGTCGAGATCGGCACCGAGGACGGCACCGTCACCGGCACGATGACCGTCGTCTGGACGCTGCGCCCCAACCGCTGA
- a CDS encoding ABC transporter ATP-binding protein: MMLVTVKRSAELGEETVTTVALKDVTKVFPDGTVAVDSVNLDVNDGEFMVLLGPSGCGKSTVLRMVAGLEDPSSGAVMLDGEVANDLPPRERRIAMVFQDFALYPHMTVGDNIAFPLRLAGVEPAPRGERVQDVAGALGIGDVLGRKPSQLSGGQRQRVAMGRAIVRRPGLFLMDEPLSNLDSGLRAELRAEISGLTRELGVTTIYVTHDQAEALTMADRVAIMRKGVLQDVGTPTQVYGRPATLYVAAFLGSPRMNLLEASVYVHLDRYVTLTLGEQALYLPWDDIRSRAVAHYHGERIVVGMRAEALTPVAPDTPGDVLRGRVRYLEHHGHESLAFLDIGATAIVVDEMGATTDDAPAGQRGLRRFGQVMQRLTGRAGELEPTSAPTGGGGNRTSVLPDLGRHHRRPAELGVRLAPYPAISAGHPMSVAVRMDALHFFDERGDRIDVGWR, from the coding sequence ATGATGCTCGTCACAGTCAAGCGGTCGGCCGAACTGGGGGAGGAGACGGTGACCACCGTCGCGCTCAAGGATGTCACCAAGGTGTTCCCGGACGGAACGGTCGCGGTCGACAGCGTCAATCTGGACGTCAACGACGGCGAGTTCATGGTGCTGCTCGGTCCGTCGGGCTGCGGCAAGTCCACCGTGCTCCGAATGGTCGCCGGCCTGGAGGACCCGAGTTCCGGTGCCGTGATGCTCGACGGCGAGGTCGCCAACGACCTGCCGCCACGGGAGCGCAGGATCGCCATGGTCTTCCAGGACTTCGCGCTCTATCCGCACATGACCGTCGGGGACAACATCGCCTTTCCGCTGCGACTGGCCGGGGTGGAGCCGGCCCCGCGCGGGGAGCGGGTGCAGGACGTCGCGGGCGCGCTCGGCATCGGCGACGTCCTCGGCCGCAAGCCGAGCCAGCTCTCCGGCGGCCAGCGGCAGCGGGTGGCCATGGGGCGGGCGATAGTGCGCCGGCCGGGGCTCTTCCTGATGGATGAGCCGCTCTCCAACCTGGACAGCGGTCTGCGCGCCGAGCTGCGCGCGGAGATCTCCGGGCTGACCCGGGAGCTGGGTGTCACCACCATCTACGTCACGCACGACCAGGCCGAGGCGCTGACCATGGCCGACCGGGTCGCCATCATGCGCAAGGGCGTCCTGCAGGACGTGGGCACGCCGACCCAGGTGTACGGCCGGCCGGCCACCCTCTACGTCGCGGCGTTCCTCGGCAGCCCCCGGATGAACCTGCTGGAGGCGTCGGTCTACGTCCACCTCGACCGGTACGTGACCCTCACCCTCGGCGAGCAGGCGCTCTACCTGCCCTGGGACGACATCCGCAGCCGGGCGGTGGCGCACTACCACGGCGAGCGGATCGTGGTCGGGATGCGGGCCGAGGCGCTCACGCCGGTCGCCCCGGACACCCCCGGCGACGTGCTCCGGGGCCGGGTCCGCTACCTGGAGCACCACGGGCACGAGTCGCTGGCCTTCCTCGACATCGGCGCCACCGCGATCGTGGTGGACGAGATGGGCGCCACGACCGACGACGCGCCGGCCGGGCAGCGCGGGCTGCGCCGCTTCGGGCAGGTCATGCAGCGGCTCACCGGCCGGGCCGGCGAGCTGGAGCCAACTTCCGCCCCGACCGGCGGGGGCGGCAACCGGACCAGCGTGCTCCCCGACCTGGGGCGGCACCACCGCCGTCCCGCCGAGCTCGGGGTACGCCTCGCCCCGTACCCGGCGATCTCGGCGGGTCACCCGATGTCGGTCGCCGTACGGATGGACGCCCTGCACTTCTTCGACGAGCGCGGCGACCGGATCGACGTCGGCTGGCGCTGA